A single genomic interval of Arthrobacter sp. NicSoilB8 harbors:
- a CDS encoding DUF1206 domain-containing protein: protein MAEQESGLEAAIGGAADAAEAASDSSVLDVVARSGFAVMALLHVVIGAIAVALVLGAPGQAEPTGAIGQLAANPWGPAVMWAGCLACAGLSLWQLSEATLRARHLPRGDRMGKLVSSGFLAIAYGSVGLSFAGFALGQPGDSGDSTRDFSAAVVHGPFGIPALIGLGLTIIGIGVYFIVKGLGKKFKEELPRFEGTRRGKLLSALGVAGHVAKGLALILTGLLFVTAAATNDPNSSTGLDGSLKALREHPFGPYLLLAIGAGFIAYGGFALVRARFGRM, encoded by the coding sequence ATGGCAGAACAAGAGTCCGGATTGGAAGCCGCCATCGGCGGCGCCGCCGACGCCGCCGAGGCGGCGTCAGACAGCAGCGTGCTCGACGTCGTCGCACGTTCGGGTTTCGCCGTGATGGCGCTGCTGCACGTGGTCATCGGGGCCATCGCCGTCGCCCTGGTCCTGGGCGCCCCCGGCCAGGCCGAACCCACCGGCGCCATCGGACAGCTTGCCGCCAACCCCTGGGGCCCGGCCGTGATGTGGGCGGGCTGTCTCGCCTGCGCGGGGCTCTCGCTCTGGCAGCTGAGCGAAGCGACCCTGCGGGCCCGGCACCTTCCGCGCGGCGACCGGATGGGCAAACTCGTCTCATCCGGTTTCCTCGCTATTGCCTACGGAAGCGTAGGGCTGAGTTTCGCCGGCTTCGCACTCGGCCAACCCGGTGACTCAGGAGACTCAACGCGGGACTTCAGCGCCGCGGTCGTGCACGGCCCCTTCGGCATACCGGCCCTGATCGGGCTCGGCCTGACAATCATCGGGATCGGCGTGTACTTCATCGTCAAGGGCCTCGGGAAGAAGTTCAAGGAGGAACTGCCCCGCTTCGAAGGGACCCGCCGGGGCAAGCTGCTCAGCGCGCTCGGGGTCGCCGGCCACGTCGCGAAAGGGCTGGCGCTGATTCTTACGGGACTGCTGTTCGTGACCGCCGCGGCGACTAACGACCCCAATTCTTCCACCGGCCTGGACGGCAGCCTCAAGGCGCTCCGGGAGCACCCGTTCGGCCCGTACCTGCTCCTGGCGATCGGGGCGGGCTTCATCGCCTACGGCGGATTCGCCCTGGTGCGCGCCCGTTTTGGACGGATGTAG
- a CDS encoding DNA topoisomerase IB gives MRLRHSNASGRGYRRVPAGTGFSYKDLDGSTLPPGPVRDRLEHIGIPPAWTDVWIAPYDNGHIQATGLDAVGRRQYIYHPSWREKKDRLKFDRALQLAETLPAARRLVTLDLRSDGFSRERVLAAAFRMLDSGSLRVGSERYTNENGSHGLATLLCAHVRVRRDELRLSFPAKSGKTWESRIDDGDLAAVVRQLKRRGGNARLLAYKEGGRWHPVSSPDINAYVKERTGEDFTAKDFRTLRGTVAAAVSLARSGPQSKVAARKRAVSRAMVDAAAVLGNTPSIARKSYVDPRLLDHFAAGETIDPKRLDSAESEVRALLYQEGAVVPLPAKALPAKAKDLPA, from the coding sequence ATGAGGCTCCGGCACAGCAACGCGTCCGGCCGCGGGTACCGCAGGGTCCCCGCCGGAACCGGTTTCAGCTACAAGGACCTGGACGGGTCCACGCTGCCGCCCGGTCCCGTGCGCGACCGGCTGGAGCACATCGGCATTCCGCCGGCCTGGACGGACGTCTGGATCGCCCCGTACGACAACGGGCACATCCAGGCCACCGGGTTGGACGCCGTGGGCCGCCGGCAGTACATCTACCACCCCAGCTGGCGCGAGAAGAAGGACCGGCTCAAGTTCGACCGGGCCCTCCAGCTTGCCGAAACGCTCCCCGCCGCACGCCGGCTGGTGACCCTGGACCTGCGCTCCGACGGATTCAGCCGGGAGCGCGTGCTGGCGGCCGCGTTCCGGATGCTGGACAGCGGCTCGCTCCGGGTCGGCTCGGAGCGGTACACCAACGAGAACGGCAGCCACGGCCTGGCCACCTTGCTGTGCGCCCACGTCCGCGTACGCCGGGACGAGCTCAGGCTCAGCTTCCCGGCCAAGAGCGGCAAGACCTGGGAATCACGGATCGACGACGGCGACCTCGCCGCCGTGGTGCGCCAGCTCAAGCGGCGCGGCGGCAACGCCCGGCTGCTGGCGTACAAGGAAGGCGGCCGCTGGCATCCGGTGTCCAGCCCGGACATCAACGCATACGTCAAGGAGCGCACGGGGGAGGACTTCACCGCCAAGGACTTCCGCACCCTGCGGGGAACCGTGGCGGCGGCCGTCAGCCTGGCCCGGAGCGGGCCGCAGTCCAAGGTGGCCGCCCGCAAACGGGCGGTGAGCCGGGCCATGGTCGACGCGGCCGCGGTGCTCGGCAATACGCCGTCGATTGCCCGCAAGAGCTACGTGGACCCCCGGCTGCTGGACCATTTCGCCGCCGGCGAGACGATCGATCCCAAACGACTGGATTCCGCCGAATCCGAGGTCCGGGCCCTGCTGTACCAGGAAGGTGCCGTGGTCCCCCTGCCGGCCAAGGCCCTGCCCGCCAAGGCCAAGGACCTGCCCGCTTAG
- a CDS encoding FAD-dependent oxidoreductase produces the protein MSTSTTVGTAARPLRVAVVGSGPAGVYAADILTKSEAVKSGELTVSIDLFDRYPAPYGLIRYGVAPDHPRIKGIVNALHKVLDRGDIRFFGNVDYGTDLSIEDLRTHYDAVIFATGAIKDADLNIPGIELEGSYGGADFVSWYDGHPDVSRDWPLEAKEIAVIGNGNVALDVARMLSKHADDLLVSEIPDNVYAGLKSSPVTDVHVFGRRGPAQVKFTPLELRELSHSKDVDIILYAEDFEFDAESDRQIQSNNQTKTMVGTLTNWIAEQPEDLSELKASRRLHLHFLHSPVEVYDGAETPGRVAGIKFERTELDGTGNARGTGEFVDYPVQAVYRAIGYFGSALPEVEFDHSKGVVPNDGGRVLDASGTHVPGIYATGWIKRGPVGLIGHTKGDALETVTYLLEDRGNLPLAAAPAPEKIVELLENRGIQYTSWEGWLALDAHERGLGETATAAGASHGVEVTRERIKVVPREEMVEISRGGVAAEV, from the coding sequence GTGTCAACTAGCACCACCGTAGGAACCGCCGCCCGCCCGCTGCGCGTCGCCGTCGTCGGCTCCGGCCCCGCCGGCGTCTACGCCGCGGACATCCTGACCAAGAGCGAGGCCGTCAAGAGCGGCGAACTCACCGTCAGCATCGACCTCTTCGACCGCTACCCGGCACCCTACGGCCTGATCCGCTACGGCGTGGCCCCCGACCACCCCCGCATCAAGGGCATTGTCAACGCCCTGCACAAGGTCCTGGACCGCGGCGACATCCGCTTCTTCGGCAACGTGGACTACGGCACGGACCTGTCCATCGAGGACCTCCGCACCCACTACGACGCCGTCATCTTCGCCACCGGCGCCATCAAGGACGCGGACCTGAACATCCCCGGCATCGAGCTCGAGGGCTCCTACGGCGGCGCCGACTTCGTCTCCTGGTACGACGGCCATCCGGATGTGTCCCGCGACTGGCCGCTGGAGGCCAAGGAGATCGCCGTGATCGGCAACGGCAACGTGGCCTTGGACGTGGCCCGCATGCTCTCCAAGCACGCCGACGACCTCCTGGTTTCCGAGATCCCGGACAACGTCTACGCCGGGCTCAAGTCCTCGCCCGTCACCGACGTCCACGTGTTCGGCCGCCGCGGCCCCGCCCAGGTCAAGTTCACGCCGCTGGAGCTGCGCGAACTCTCCCATTCCAAGGACGTCGACATCATCCTCTACGCCGAGGACTTCGAGTTCGACGCCGAATCCGACCGGCAGATCCAGAGCAACAACCAGACCAAGACCATGGTGGGCACGCTCACCAACTGGATCGCCGAACAGCCCGAGGACCTCTCCGAGCTCAAGGCCTCCCGCCGGCTGCACCTGCACTTCCTGCACAGCCCGGTGGAGGTGTACGACGGCGCCGAGACCCCGGGCCGCGTCGCCGGGATCAAGTTCGAGCGCACCGAACTGGACGGCACCGGCAACGCCCGCGGCACCGGCGAGTTTGTCGACTACCCGGTCCAGGCCGTCTACCGCGCCATCGGCTACTTCGGCTCCGCCCTCCCCGAGGTCGAGTTCGATCACAGCAAGGGCGTTGTACCGAACGACGGCGGACGCGTCCTGGATGCCTCCGGCACCCACGTGCCGGGGATCTACGCGACCGGCTGGATCAAGCGCGGACCCGTGGGACTGATCGGCCACACCAAGGGCGACGCCCTCGAAACCGTGACCTACCTGCTCGAGGACCGCGGCAACCTGCCGCTGGCCGCGGCGCCCGCCCCGGAAAAAATCGTCGAACTCCTGGAGAACCGCGGCATCCAGTACACGAGCTGGGAAGGCTGGCTGGCACTCGACGCCCACGAGCGCGGCCTCGGCGAGACGGCCACGGCGGCCGGCGCATCGCACGGCGTCGAGGTCACCCGAGAGCGCATCAAGGTGGTCCCGCGCGAGGAGATGGTCGAGATCTCCCGCGGCGGAGTGGCCGCGGAGGTCTAA
- the cobA gene encoding uroporphyrinogen-III C-methyltransferase, with product MAIQDIYPTALRLLGRPVLVVGGGPVAARRAKGLLDAGARVTVVAPVACQALADLADGGLLTWESRPYRASDVGAVWFVQTATGDAAVDAQVAADAEAQRIWCVNASDHESSAAWTPAVAVVDDIKIAVNAGGDPRRAMALRDAVATALETGDLPLRRHRVSGAGQAAGSVALVGGGPGDTGLITVRGRRLLGQADVVVADRLGPRELLAELAPDVRVIEVGKTPGHHPVPQSEINRVLVDEALQGHRVVRLKGGDPYVLGRGGEEAEFCRQHGVDVEVVPGVTSAISVPAAAGIPVTHRGLAKGFSVVTGHEELSEVPARADHTVILLMGVGQLRESAASLARAGLPAGTPVGIVENGYLPDQRVTIGTLGTIADQAEAAGVANPAVIVIGDVVRVSPFAPSHFKTADFSTTTPNAPRSSKTRVLTP from the coding sequence ATGGCAATACAGGACATTTACCCCACGGCGCTGCGCCTCCTCGGCCGCCCCGTGCTGGTGGTCGGCGGCGGGCCCGTGGCCGCGCGGCGCGCCAAGGGACTGCTCGACGCCGGAGCCCGCGTCACCGTTGTGGCCCCCGTAGCCTGCCAGGCGCTGGCCGACCTCGCCGACGGCGGCCTCCTGACCTGGGAGTCCCGCCCGTACCGGGCGTCCGACGTCGGCGCCGTCTGGTTCGTCCAGACCGCCACCGGCGATGCTGCCGTGGACGCTCAGGTTGCCGCCGACGCCGAGGCGCAGCGCATCTGGTGCGTCAACGCCTCCGACCACGAATCCTCCGCCGCCTGGACCCCCGCCGTCGCGGTCGTCGACGACATCAAGATTGCCGTCAACGCCGGGGGAGACCCGCGCCGCGCCATGGCCCTGCGCGACGCCGTCGCCACCGCACTGGAAACCGGCGACCTGCCGCTGCGCCGGCACCGTGTCTCCGGCGCAGGTCAGGCCGCCGGCTCCGTGGCCCTCGTGGGCGGCGGACCCGGCGATACCGGACTCATCACCGTCCGCGGCCGCCGGCTCCTGGGCCAGGCCGACGTCGTGGTCGCGGACCGGCTCGGCCCGCGCGAGCTCCTGGCCGAACTCGCCCCCGACGTCCGCGTGATCGAGGTCGGCAAGACCCCCGGCCACCACCCGGTCCCGCAGTCCGAGATCAACCGGGTCCTGGTCGATGAGGCATTGCAGGGCCACCGCGTGGTCCGGCTCAAGGGCGGGGACCCGTACGTCCTGGGCCGGGGCGGCGAGGAAGCCGAGTTCTGCCGGCAGCACGGCGTGGACGTTGAAGTCGTCCCCGGCGTCACGTCCGCGATTTCCGTGCCCGCCGCTGCCGGCATCCCCGTGACACACCGCGGGCTCGCCAAGGGCTTCAGCGTGGTCACCGGCCACGAGGAGCTCTCCGAGGTCCCGGCCCGCGCTGACCACACCGTGATCCTGCTCATGGGCGTGGGCCAGCTCCGCGAATCCGCGGCCTCCCTGGCCCGCGCCGGTTTGCCAGCAGGCACGCCGGTTGGCATCGTAGAGAACGGATACCTGCCCGACCAGCGGGTGACCATCGGGACGCTCGGGACCATCGCGGACCAGGCCGAGGCCGCCGGCGTCGCGAACCCGGCCGTGATCGTGATTGGCGACGTCGTCCGCGTCAGCCCGTTCGCGCCGTCGCACTTCAAGACCGCGGACTTCAGCACCACCACACCGAACGCTCCCCGCTCCAGCAAGACCCGCGTACTGACCCCGTAG
- a CDS encoding antibiotic biosynthesis monooxygenase, translated as MAAKFGVLALVEAKPGKEQDVWDFLNGGREIVLNEPGTRTWYAFRVSENTFGIFDTFDTEGDRQAHLNGAIPAALGEHGPAMLAKDPDIKLIELIAVK; from the coding sequence GTGGCAGCAAAATTTGGCGTGCTGGCCCTGGTCGAGGCCAAGCCGGGGAAGGAGCAGGACGTCTGGGACTTCCTCAACGGCGGCCGCGAGATCGTGCTCAACGAGCCCGGTACGCGGACCTGGTACGCCTTCCGGGTCAGTGAGAACACGTTCGGCATCTTCGACACTTTCGATACCGAGGGGGACCGGCAGGCCCACCTCAACGGCGCCATCCCCGCCGCCCTCGGCGAACACGGTCCGGCCATGCTCGCCAAGGACCCGGACATCAAGCTGATCGAACTCATCGCAGTGAAATAG
- a CDS encoding ABC transporter permease has translation MPSNQLPVAVAEAVAEAPAEARAETPAETPAETRKVHAALTRSSSGKEDLRELEAGLDSLQSDAVRKARIDWSRILLPVAALAVLVILWQLYVSLGFKRRDIVPGPLDVLGQIGTLWGEGKLQEAVWTSLQRGVVGFLISVVIATPVGLLLAQVAPLRRAFGPLISGLQVLPSVAWVPAAILWFGLTDATVYFVVFMGAIPSIINGLISGVDQIPPQYRSVGKVLGASRLQLALQIILPAALPGYLGGLKQGWAFSWRSLMAAEIIAVGGTIGFGLGSMLDQGRVLSDMTIVMSAILLILAVGILIELLVFAPIEKRLLRRRGLLAGSTR, from the coding sequence ATGCCAAGTAACCAACTCCCCGTAGCCGTAGCCGAAGCCGTAGCGGAAGCCCCGGCCGAGGCCCGCGCCGAGACCCCGGCCGAGACCCCGGCCGAGACCCGCAAAGTGCACGCCGCCCTGACCCGGTCCTCCAGCGGCAAGGAAGACCTGCGCGAACTCGAAGCGGGCCTCGATTCCCTCCAGTCCGACGCCGTCCGCAAGGCCCGCATCGACTGGAGCCGGATCCTGCTGCCGGTGGCCGCGCTGGCCGTGCTGGTCATCCTCTGGCAGTTGTATGTGTCCCTGGGCTTCAAGCGGCGCGACATCGTGCCCGGCCCGCTGGATGTCCTCGGTCAGATCGGAACCCTGTGGGGCGAGGGCAAGCTGCAGGAGGCCGTCTGGACCTCGCTGCAGCGCGGCGTCGTCGGCTTCCTGATCAGCGTGGTCATCGCGACTCCGGTGGGGCTCCTGCTGGCACAGGTGGCACCGCTGCGGCGCGCCTTCGGACCGCTGATCTCCGGGCTGCAGGTGCTGCCGTCCGTGGCCTGGGTGCCCGCGGCCATCCTCTGGTTCGGCCTCACCGACGCCACGGTGTATTTCGTGGTGTTCATGGGCGCCATCCCCTCGATCATCAACGGCCTGATCTCCGGCGTGGACCAGATTCCGCCGCAGTACCGCAGCGTCGGCAAGGTCCTGGGCGCGTCCCGGCTCCAGCTTGCCCTGCAGATCATCCTGCCGGCGGCCCTGCCCGGATACCTCGGCGGCCTCAAGCAGGGATGGGCGTTCTCCTGGCGCTCACTGATGGCCGCGGAAATCATCGCCGTCGGCGGCACGATCGGCTTCGGCCTGGGCTCCATGCTGGACCAGGGCCGCGTCCTGTCCGACATGACCATCGTGATGTCCGCGATCCTGCTGATCCTCGCCGTCGGCATCCTGATCGAACTGCTCGTCTTCGCCCCGATCGAAAAGCGGCTCCTTCGCCGCCGGGGCCTCCTCGCCGGCAGCACCCGCTAA
- a CDS encoding ABC transporter ATP-binding protein, whose amino-acid sequence MPVVLENLGKRFGSGAPVLDDVNATIEQGEFVALLGASGCGKSTLLNIMAGLEAPTSGALEVPSDGAAFMFQDAALFPWLTARENIELALKLRGVGKADRRIRAGELLDLVHLGGAGDKRPHELSGGMRQRVSLARSLAQDRQLLLMDEPFAALDAITRDLLHDELERIWKETGRTIVFVTHNVREAVRLGQRVLLLSSRPGRVVQEWNVTEEHRTDAGLAGQLTGVITARLREEIRRHAK is encoded by the coding sequence ATGCCAGTCGTACTGGAAAACCTGGGCAAGCGCTTCGGCAGCGGCGCCCCGGTGCTGGACGACGTCAACGCCACCATCGAGCAGGGTGAGTTCGTTGCCCTGCTCGGTGCGTCCGGCTGCGGCAAGTCCACTCTGCTGAACATCATGGCGGGACTGGAGGCCCCGACGTCGGGCGCCCTGGAGGTGCCCAGCGACGGCGCCGCCTTCATGTTCCAGGACGCGGCATTGTTCCCCTGGCTGACGGCCCGGGAGAATATCGAGCTGGCCCTGAAGCTGCGCGGCGTCGGGAAAGCGGACCGCCGCATCAGGGCGGGGGAGCTGCTGGACCTGGTGCACCTGGGCGGAGCGGGGGACAAACGGCCCCACGAACTCTCCGGCGGGATGCGCCAGCGCGTGTCCCTGGCCCGTTCCCTGGCCCAGGACCGGCAGCTGCTGCTGATGGATGAGCCGTTCGCTGCCCTGGATGCGATCACGCGCGACCTCCTCCATGACGAGCTTGAGCGCATCTGGAAAGAAACCGGCCGCACCATCGTGTTTGTCACCCACAACGTCCGCGAGGCCGTCCGGCTGGGCCAGCGCGTGCTGCTGCTCTCCTCCCGGCCCGGCCGCGTGGTTCAGGAATGGAACGTCACCGAAGAACACCGCACCGACGCCGGCCTGGCCGGCCAGCTCACCGGCGTCATCACCGCCCGGCTACGCGAGGAGATCCGCCGCCATGCCAAGTAA
- a CDS encoding ABC transporter substrate-binding protein, protein MSRTPENPTPGSQPGSQPGSQPGTTRIVAGETGKPKRKRTLEIALAAGLVLLIGAGAAVASSLSRSPEAAPVVAAADTGPAAELRLGYFGNITHGAALVGVSRGLIAKELGQTKLSTQVFNAGPAAIEALNAGAIDATYIGPNPAINSYVKSNGQSVSIIAGAAAGGAQLVVRPGINTAADLKGTTLASPQLGGTQDVALRAWLGNQGFKTSTDGGGDVAINPTENAQTLKLFQDGKLDGAWLPEPWASRLVLQAGAKVLVDEKDLWDGSLSGKPGEFPTTVLIVNKKFAAEHPATVQALLKGHAESVDWLNTAPAGEKATVLNGALKAASGSALPADVIDRSLKNIVFTIDPLAGTYKKLLQDGVDAGTTKQADINGIFDLTALNSVLGETAAGQKISAQGLGKD, encoded by the coding sequence ATGTCACGCACCCCCGAGAACCCCACACCCGGCTCGCAGCCGGGAAGCCAGCCCGGCAGCCAGCCCGGCACCACCCGGATCGTTGCCGGCGAGACCGGCAAGCCCAAGCGCAAGCGCACCCTGGAGATCGCCCTGGCCGCCGGGCTGGTGCTCCTGATCGGGGCCGGTGCCGCGGTGGCGTCCTCGCTGTCCCGCAGCCCGGAGGCGGCGCCGGTGGTGGCCGCCGCGGACACCGGTCCGGCCGCCGAGCTGCGGCTGGGTTACTTCGGGAACATCACGCACGGCGCGGCCCTGGTCGGTGTCAGCCGGGGGCTGATCGCGAAGGAGCTGGGCCAGACGAAGCTGAGCACGCAGGTCTTCAACGCCGGCCCGGCCGCGATCGAGGCCCTCAACGCCGGCGCGATCGACGCGACCTACATCGGCCCGAACCCGGCGATCAACTCCTACGTCAAGAGCAACGGCCAGTCCGTCAGCATCATCGCCGGCGCCGCGGCCGGCGGGGCGCAGCTGGTGGTCCGGCCGGGCATCAACACGGCCGCGGATCTGAAGGGCACGACGCTGGCCTCCCCGCAGCTGGGCGGGACCCAGGACGTGGCCCTGCGGGCCTGGCTCGGCAATCAGGGGTTCAAGACCTCCACCGACGGCGGCGGCGACGTCGCGATCAACCCCACCGAGAACGCCCAGACCCTGAAACTGTTCCAGGACGGCAAGCTCGACGGGGCGTGGCTGCCGGAGCCCTGGGCCTCGCGGCTGGTCCTGCAGGCCGGGGCGAAGGTCCTGGTCGATGAGAAGGACCTGTGGGACGGTTCACTGTCTGGCAAGCCCGGCGAGTTCCCCACGACGGTCCTGATCGTGAACAAGAAGTTCGCGGCCGAGCACCCGGCCACCGTGCAGGCGCTGCTGAAGGGCCACGCCGAATCCGTGGACTGGCTCAACACGGCCCCGGCCGGGGAGAAGGCCACGGTCCTCAACGGCGCGCTGAAGGCAGCGTCCGGCTCGGCGCTGCCGGCGGACGTGATCGACCGGTCCCTGAAGAACATTGTCTTCACGATCGACCCGCTCGCCGGGACGTACAAGAAGCTGCTGCAGGACGGCGTCGACGCCGGCACCACCAAGCAGGCCGACATCAACGGCATCTTCGACCTCACGGCCCTCAACAGCGTTCTCGGCGAGACCGCGGCCGGGCAGAAGATCTCCGCCCAGGGCCTCGGCAAGGACTAG
- a CDS encoding GTP-binding protein, whose amino-acid sequence MSTDIDTARAAALLDEAPLAHASLFRFATAGSVDDGKSTLVGRLLHDSKAILADQLDAVARTSADRGFGGSGATGTQAIDLALLTDGLRAEREQGITIDVAYRYFATDRRSFILADCPGHVQYTKNTVTGASTADAVVVLIDARKGVLEQTRRHLSVLQLLRVAHVIVAVNKIDLVDFSEDVFREIEADVQQVGRELGLGRDDSNTGVITDLFVIPVSALDGDNVVDRSDRTPWYDGPALLEVLETLPAADELESHLESFRFPVQLVVRPQGALAPDAVAGGLDPEAYRDYRAYAGQITEGSVKVGDQVSVLTPGQAPRTTTVTGIDFAGLELAEAAAPQSVALRLADEFDVARGDTIAAAGTVRESSADVYAALCWLSPKPLREGAKVLVKHGTRTVQALVRNVTGKLDLASFRLEPTTTLELNDIGHAQLRLAAPLPLENYLHHRRTGAFLVIDPLDGNTLAAGLVNDHPGDHEDERYSI is encoded by the coding sequence ATGAGCACCGACATCGACACCGCCCGCGCGGCGGCCCTTCTTGACGAGGCCCCCCTCGCGCACGCTTCGCTGTTCCGCTTCGCCACCGCCGGCTCCGTCGACGACGGCAAGTCCACCCTGGTGGGCCGGCTCCTGCACGACTCGAAGGCGATCCTCGCCGACCAGCTCGATGCCGTCGCCCGCACCTCCGCGGACCGCGGCTTCGGCGGCTCCGGGGCCACAGGCACGCAAGCGATCGACCTCGCCCTGCTGACCGACGGCCTGCGTGCCGAGCGCGAGCAGGGCATCACCATCGACGTCGCCTACCGCTACTTCGCCACGGACCGCCGCAGCTTCATCCTCGCGGACTGCCCCGGGCACGTGCAGTACACCAAGAACACGGTGACCGGCGCGTCCACCGCGGACGCCGTCGTCGTGCTCATCGACGCCCGCAAGGGTGTCCTGGAGCAGACCCGCCGGCACCTGTCCGTGCTGCAGCTGCTGCGCGTGGCGCACGTGATCGTCGCCGTGAACAAGATCGACCTCGTGGACTTCAGCGAGGACGTGTTCCGCGAGATCGAGGCGGACGTGCAGCAGGTCGGCCGCGAGCTGGGCCTCGGCCGTGACGACTCAAATACAGGCGTGATCACGGATCTTTTCGTCATCCCGGTGTCCGCGCTCGACGGCGACAACGTCGTGGACCGCTCGGACCGCACCCCCTGGTACGACGGTCCGGCGCTGCTGGAGGTCCTGGAGACCCTGCCGGCCGCCGACGAACTCGAAAGCCACCTGGAAAGCTTCCGCTTCCCGGTCCAGCTGGTCGTCCGGCCGCAGGGCGCACTGGCTCCCGACGCCGTCGCCGGCGGCCTGGACCCCGAGGCGTACCGCGACTACCGCGCCTATGCAGGCCAGATCACCGAGGGCTCCGTGAAGGTGGGGGACCAGGTCAGCGTCCTGACGCCGGGCCAGGCCCCGCGCACCACCACCGTCACCGGAATCGACTTCGCCGGCCTCGAGCTCGCCGAGGCGGCCGCCCCGCAGTCCGTGGCGCTGCGCCTGGCCGACGAGTTCGACGTCGCCCGCGGTGACACGATCGCGGCCGCCGGAACCGTGCGCGAATCCTCGGCCGACGTCTACGCCGCGCTGTGCTGGCTCTCGCCCAAGCCGCTCCGCGAGGGCGCCAAGGTGCTGGTCAAGCACGGCACCCGCACGGTCCAGGCCCTGGTCCGGAACGTGACGGGCAAGCTGGACCTCGCCAGCTTCCGGCTGGAGCCCACTACGACGCTGGAACTGAACGACATCGGGCATGCGCAGCTCCGGCTTGCCGCCCCGCTTCCGCTGGAGAACTACCTGCACCACCGCCGCACCGGCGCGTTCCTGGTGATCGACCCGCTCGACGGCAACACCCTCGCGGCCGGACTGGTCAACGACCACCCGGGCGACCACGAGGACGAGCGCTACTCGATCTAG
- the cysD gene encoding sulfate adenylyltransferase subunit CysD codes for MSTFLTEEPTQVTDAPVSTRLSSLDTLESEAIHIIREVVAEFEKPALLFSGGKDSVVMLHLATKAFWPGKVPFPVLHVDTGHNFPEVIDFRDRTVERLGLKLVVGSVQEFIDSGELAERADGTRNPLQTVPLLDAIQRNKFDAVFGGGRRDEDKARAKERILSLRDEFGQWDPRNQRPELWNLYNGRHTVGQHVRAFPISNWTELDVWRYIERENIELPGLYYAHEREVFARDGMWRAVGEVSQPRDTEEVITKTVRYRTVGDMSCTGAVESAAATVRDVVIEVAASTITERGATRADDRISEAAMEDRKKDGYF; via the coding sequence ATGAGCACTTTCCTGACTGAGGAGCCCACACAGGTGACCGACGCTCCCGTTTCCACACGCCTTTCCAGCCTGGACACCCTTGAGTCCGAGGCCATCCACATCATCCGCGAGGTGGTTGCCGAGTTCGAGAAGCCCGCGCTGCTGTTCTCCGGCGGCAAGGACTCCGTGGTGATGCTGCACCTGGCCACGAAGGCGTTCTGGCCCGGCAAGGTTCCCTTCCCGGTGCTGCACGTGGACACCGGCCACAACTTTCCCGAGGTCATCGACTTCCGTGACCGCACCGTGGAACGGCTGGGCCTCAAGCTCGTCGTCGGCTCCGTCCAGGAGTTCATCGACTCCGGCGAGCTGGCCGAGCGCGCGGACGGCACCCGCAACCCGCTGCAGACCGTCCCGCTGCTGGATGCGATCCAGCGCAACAAGTTCGACGCCGTGTTCGGCGGCGGCCGCCGGGACGAGGACAAGGCCCGGGCCAAGGAACGGATCCTGAGCCTGCGCGACGAGTTCGGCCAGTGGGACCCCCGCAACCAGCGCCCGGAGCTGTGGAACCTGTACAACGGCCGGCACACCGTGGGCCAGCACGTCCGGGCCTTTCCGATCAGCAACTGGACCGAACTGGACGTCTGGCGCTACATCGAGCGCGAGAACATCGAGCTGCCGGGCCTGTACTACGCCCACGAGCGCGAGGTCTTCGCCCGTGACGGCATGTGGCGCGCCGTGGGCGAGGTTTCCCAGCCGCGCGACACCGAGGAAGTCATCACCAAGACGGTCCGGTACCGGACCGTCGGCGACATGTCCTGCACCGGCGCCGTGGAATCGGCCGCCGCCACCGTGCGCGACGTCGTCATTGAGGTTGCCGCCTCCACCATCACCGAACGTGGCGCCACCCGGGCCGATGACCGCATCTCCGAGGCCGCCATGGAAGACCGCAAGAAGGACGGCTATTTCTAA